In a single window of the Salvelinus alpinus chromosome 15, SLU_Salpinus.1, whole genome shotgun sequence genome:
- the LOC139539789 gene encoding C-C motif chemokine 4-like, whose product MFTPRLAMLSALVLVLSAITFTEGLRMASGPKKCCFTFADRQIPRGRVVGYTKTSQQCSNPAILFKTQAGRKVCARSSDRWVKDYINFLDSKKSGEQTPLL is encoded by the exons ATGTTCACCCCTCGTCTTGCTATGCTGTCTGCGCTTGTTCTGGTACTCAGTGCCATCACTTTTACCGAAG GCCTGCGTATGGCAAGCGGACCGAAGAAATGTTGTTTTACCTTTGCTGATCGTCAAATACCCAGAGGTAGAGTGGTGGGTTACACCAAGACCAGCCAGCAGTGCTCCAACCCAGCCATTCT GTTTAAGACTCAGGCGGGGCGAAAGGTGTGTGCCAGGTCCtcagacagatgggtgaaagactATATCAACTTCCTGGACAGCAAGAAGTCTGGGGAGCAGACACCACTCCTGTAA